The segment TGTCCTCCTCCAGGTATTCGAAAAGGTTGACTGGTCCAGAAAATTGGAAGGCTGGTGGCAGGACAATCACATCGGGTATCATCTCATTGCCAAAGAAGAAGTGGTTGAGGCGTTTCTCTTCCAGGCAGCATTGCAGGTACCGAACGATATCATCCAGCCGCAGAAGAAAATCATCCCTGTGCCACATTTCCAAGGGGATGATGGTCAGGAGGTGCATGATAACAGTCTTGATGAAATAAGTGGAAATGCTTGTGCCCACCAGCATACGGGCGAAGACCTGCATGCACTTGAGGTGTAAGGTGTGGAACCAGGCTTCGGTGGTTATGTGCTGGATGAACTTCATTTCTGCaacagcacagctctgtggcCACGTTGTGCTGGGGGTCAAGATGGCCTCCGTCCTCTGGCTGCTCAAGAAGATGTCTGAATCGCCTTGCTGAACCCCAAATATTATCTCaatggtgatgtttctcttggTAGCACTTGTCATCTGGAACTTGCAGGAGCGGGTGGAAGGTAGCACTTTTACATTGTAAACCTGCGACTGAGGCGTAAGCACCCAGGCTGATTTCACGAAATTCTGGAACCACTTTGCAGTCTTCTCCGCATCTAGGTAGGAGTCGGTGCAGAGGGTGTCTAGGAGGCTCCGCTTCTGCTTTTCCAGTTCCTCTTCAGAATGGTGGAGGAAGCACAGCATGTCCTCAGAGGCCTGCTTTATCTCACACGTGCACTCCAGCTCGACACGGATAGAGGAGTTCCTTGCCAGCAGATCGCCTTCATTGCCCAGCTCTGTGTGGAAGGAGTGCCCACGGGGGGCCGTCATGGGAATAAGTAAGCAGTAGACAATGTTTTCCTCATGGGGACTCCAACCTTCAAAGGCACTGCCCACCCCGATGGCTGACTGCAGCTCCGGAAAGAAAGTCTTTTGAATGACCGAGCCGTAAATATCCAGGAGGCCTTCTACCACGTCTAACACCTGATGGCGTATGATGGTTGGATTTGGAAGTGGCCAGTAGATGCGCTGAGCTACATAATCAGCCAGATCGTTTGCATCATTGGGGTTTGGTAGTGCTCTTCCTTGGTTGTCATCATCACTACTGGAGCTGTCACTGCTAGAGCTTTCCTCATCACTACTACTGTCAGGCTCTTGGATGCTTTTAAGAACCCGCCACAGGtaccaaaaggaaaagacaagaaTGCCAATGCAGAACCAGAACTGCCAGCGCAGCAACACAGATAAGAGCACGGTTTGtatgctgctgtgccaggggcGCTCCCGCTCCATCTTCTCAATTTCCAACAGGAACAGCGTCATGTGCTCCTGCAGCATCTCCATGTGCTGCCGCATGCGCTCCTTTGTATCTGCATCTAATTCATCGCCGACCTTCTGCGGGCCAAAACCCAGGAACGTCAGGACAAAAAGAAGTGCCCGAGCCATGATCTGAAAGAGGTGAGAGAGAAGCAGGTCagtggggctgggtgggagctacagcaggagctgcagaccCCTAGGGTCAGGTAGGAAAGGGGcgaaggagctgggaggaggcagcagggactGTGGGCAGTGCTGATGGCGACAGCCGTGAGCCCTGCCCTGAGCAGCTGGGCCCTGGCTGCAGGCTTAGCAAGACCTCGTGGGGCCAGCTTttgtgccccagccctg is part of the Anas platyrhynchos isolate ZD024472 breed Pekin duck chromosome 5, IASCAAS_PekinDuck_T2T, whole genome shotgun sequence genome and harbors:
- the LOC101793737 gene encoding inositol 1,4,5-trisphosphate receptor-interacting protein-like 1, whose translation is MARALLFVLTFLGFGPQKVGDELDADTKERMRQHMEMLQEHMTLFLLEIEKMERERPWHSSIQTVLLSVLLRWQFWFCIGILVFSFWYLWRVLKSIQEPDSSSDEESSSSDSSSSDDDNQGRALPNPNDANDLADYVAQRIYWPLPNPTIIRHQVLDVVEGLLDIYGSVIQKTFFPELQSAIGVGSAFEGWSPHEENIVYCLLIPMTAPRGHSFHTELGNEGDLLARNSSIRVELECTCEIKQASEDMLCFLHHSEEELEKQKRSLLDTLCTDSYLDAEKTAKWFQNFVKSAWVLTPQSQVYNVKVLPSTRSCKFQMTSATKRNITIEIIFGVQQGDSDIFLSSQRTEAILTPSTTWPQSCAVAEMKFIQHITTEAWFHTLHLKCMQVFARMLVGTSISTYFIKTVIMHLLTIIPLEMWHRDDFLLRLDDIVRYLQCCLEEKRLNHFFFGNEMIPDVIVLPPAFQFSGPVNLFEYLEEDTYAYTRMLEELQELHCRLARLMIFGQ